The genomic window TGCAAAAAATGGATATGCAGTAGAAGGAGAAGAGGCAGAAGATAGCTGGAATGATACCTTTTTAAAAGCACGAGATGTATATGCTGTAGATCCTACGACATTACCTAATACTTATTTAAAATATTATCTTTTCCCAGATTATGTGGTAAAGCATTCAAATCCTGATTATACTAGAGCCAATGAAGTAATAGATGGAAGAGAAAAATTTGTATTTTCAGAATGTCGAAAAGTAATAAAAAATCAATCAACGCAAGGTTGTGCTTTACACATAGATGAACATGCATCTTATATCGTAGATTTAGCTCGAGCAATTGCTTATAATACCAAAGAAAGAATGTTGCTAATTGTAGAAAATAAAGGAGCAATTTCTAACTTTGATCCTACTGCTATGGTAGAAATTCCTTGTTTAGTTGGCAATAATGGTCCAGAGCCATTGATGGTAGGAAAGATTCCTCAATTTCAAAAAGGTTTAATGGAGCAACAAGTATCCGTAGAAAAATTGGTAGTAGAAGCATGGATTGCGCAATCTTATCAAAAATTATGGCAGGCATTGACTTTATCCAAAACCGTTCCAAGTGCAAAAGTGGCAAAAGATATTTTAGACGAGCTAATTGAAGCAAATAAAGAATATTGGCCAGAATTGCATTAAAAAAGAAAGATGAATTCTAATGAAAAATTTTATAAAACAGAAAGTACAAATTTGTACTTTCTGTTTCCTTATTCCTCTATTTTATTCTAAAAAGGGTGAATTTTGATAGAATATTAAGGAAGGAGGGATAACAATGAAGATTGAAGAATTAATCAATAAACATTATCAAGAATTAAACGAAACAGATCTTCATATTTTAAAATATATTTTAAATTGTAAAGATACGTGTTATAAACTAGGAATTAATGATTTAGCAGAAGAATGTAACGTATCTCGTTCTTCTATTTTGAGATTGGCTCAAAAATTAGGGTTTAGTGGTTTTAGTGAATTTCGCGTTTTTTTAAAATGGCAAGATCAGAAAGAATTTTTACCGAATGAAAATGAAGTTGATGTTTTAGAAAAGGATATTTTAGAGACCTTAAAGTATATTAAAGAAAAGGATTTTAGTGAGATATGTAAACTATTATATCAGTCAGATCGAATTTTTGCATATGGAACAGGCATGGCTCAAACTAATTGTGCTATGGATTTAAAAAGAATGTTTTTGCCGATGAAAAAATATATCTATGTAATTCCTGCACAAAAAGAATTGGATATTGTACTTTCTGATATTACAACGAATGATGTGATGATTATTATTTCTCTTTCTGGAGATACTCCTTATATTTTTCCATCGGTTCAATTCTTAATTACAAAAGGAGTTCCTATTATATCGATTACCAATCTTAAAAATAATCGATTGGCAAGAATGACTCCTTATAATATCTATGCAAATAGTTCTAAGACTGAAATATTAAATGATATTATAATAGAAACTTTTGCTTCATTTTTTGTTATATCAGAAGCTTTATTCAAACATTATGTAGAATATGTAAAAAAGATAGGACAAAAAGATCTTAAGGATATATAAGCAAAAAATGTGTTATAAAAAAGAAAAAAGGAGAGGTTTTTTATGCAAGTTCAAAAAAAGTTAATTCATTCTCCATTAACATTGTTTTCAAAAAATAGTACTAGCTTTCTAAAATTAGCAATTGCTTTATTCTATATAATACCTATTCTTTTTTTGAGTTATCTATATTTATTTTCCATAAAAGTAGGAGAACCCTTTTTCAGTCCTATTTTAGAGCAACCTATGTTTACGGTATTATTTATTATTGCGATGTTAAATCCCTTTTATGGATTATTTACTAAAATAGCTTTAACAGATTTTGAAAATAATCAACATATTTTTATTTCACGATGGATATTAAAGATTTTATCTGTTTGTTTGTTATTAATAGGAAATTTTTTTACTAGTTTTCTTCTTATTATAGCATTGATAAAACAAAGAAAAGAAAAAAGTGTTTTAAATAATTCTTTTGATTTAAAAGAAAAAGGAGCAAAGAGTAGAGTAATTGGAATGATTTTTATATGTTCTTTTACCCTAATGTGTTT from Garciella nitratireducens DSM 15102 includes these protein-coding regions:
- a CDS encoding MurR/RpiR family transcriptional regulator; translation: MKIEELINKHYQELNETDLHILKYILNCKDTCYKLGINDLAEECNVSRSSILRLAQKLGFSGFSEFRVFLKWQDQKEFLPNENEVDVLEKDILETLKYIKEKDFSEICKLLYQSDRIFAYGTGMAQTNCAMDLKRMFLPMKKYIYVIPAQKELDIVLSDITTNDVMIIISLSGDTPYIFPSVQFLITKGVPIISITNLKNNRLARMTPYNIYANSSKTEILNDIIIETFASFFVISEALFKHYVEYVKKIGQKDLKDI